The Pseudomonas sp. R4-35-07 nucleotide sequence TGGCGAAGTCAGCCAAGGCGTTCAACGTGCCTACCATCTTGATCAGCGTGATCGCCGAGCGGGGCGGTTTCATCTTTCCGCAAATCCTCGATGTTTTTCCCGGCCAAGAGGTGATTGATCGGACGCTGATCAACACCTGGGAAGACCAGAAGGTGGTGGACGCCGTAAAAGCGACGGGCCGCAAGCAACTGGTTATCGCGGGTCTGTGGACCGAAGTCTGCGTCGCCATGCCGGTGATCCAGGCACTCGGCGAAGGTTGGGATGTAACGGTGATCACTGACGCATCCGGCGCGGTTTCGGTCGAGGCCCATCAAGTGGCGATCCAGCGCATGATTGCGGCGGGTGCCAACATGATGACTTGGCTCGCTCTCGCTGCAGAGTGGCAACGTGACTGGGCTCGGGAAGAAACCGCCGGTGCGCTGACCGATGTGCTGTTGCAGCATGCTGCCGGTAGCGGTATTGCGTATCTGTGGGAGCAGCAGTTGCTCAACGCGCCAGTGCCGACCAGCGCCGGGTGATCTGAGTGGGGGATGAAGAGCTGGCTGATCGATGTCTGACCACAGCCATTGCGAGTCTTCATCTCCTCTCGCAGCAACTGGAGAGGTCTGTTCAGCAGAATGTGAGCCGTCGGTCGCGAAGGGAAATCGGGTATTGATATATCGCTAAATCTCGATATCATCCGAGCTATGGACTTACTCGAAATATTCAAAGCACTCTCAAATCCGGTACGCCTTCAAATCCTGAAAGGCTTGAAGGACCCCGTGAACAATTTCCCTGCGCAGGATGAGGGTGACGTTTTCACGGTGGGTGTCTGCGTCAGCAGTATCCAGGAGGGTATCGGGCTGTCGCAGTCTACGGTGTCGGGTTATCTGGCAACCCTGCAACGAGTGGGCCTGGTCGAAGTCAGGCGCATCGGCCAGTGGACGTACTACAAACGCAATGAAGCAACTATCAGTGCCCTTGCCGAGTTGATCGGGAAAGATCTGTGATTTTTTACCGCGTCATATCGAGATATCTCGATATTCCTTTTTGTCGATACGAGGATTTCAAAATGAAAGCGATGCTACTCAAATCATTTGGCGGCCCGGAATCGTTCGAACTCTGCGACGTACCCAAGCCAGTGCCGGGTGTGGGACAGGTTTTGGTGCGGGTACACGCAACCTCCATCAACCCCTTGGATTTTCAGGTTCGGCGCGGCGATTACGCTGACCTGGTGCCACTGCCGGCGATTACCGGACATGACGTTTCGGGCGTTGTCGAAGAAGTCGGGCCGGGGGTGACGGGCTTCGCTCCGGGGGACGAAGTCTGGTACACCCCGCAAATATTCGGCGGGCCAGGCAGTTATGCCGAGTACCACGTTGCGGCCGAAAGCATCATCGGCCACAAACCGCCATCGCTGAGCCATCTCGAGGCGGCAAGTCTGACTCTGGTTGGCGGTACGGTATGGGAAGCACTGACCGTGCGAGCGGCGCTCAGGGTAGGGGAAAGCATTCTGATACACGGCGGCGCGGGAGGCGTGGGTCATGTAGCGATCCAAGTCGCAAAAGCCATTGGCGCGCGGGTCTTCACCACCGTGCGCGAAGCAAACTTTGAGTTCGCCCGTAGCATGGGTGCCGATGTGCTCATCGACTACAAAAAGGAAGATTACGTCGACGCCATCCTGCGCGAAACCGGCGGCCAAGGCGTGGATGTGGTGTTCGACACCATAGGCGGCGACACCCTGTCGCGCAGCCCGGATGCGCTGGCTCAACTGGGCCGCGTGGTCTCGATTGTCGACATCGCGCAGCCGCAAAACTTCGTTCAGGCCTGGGGCAAGAACGCCAGTTATCACTTCGTCTTCACCCGACAAAACCGCGGCAAGCTTGATGAGCTGAGCACGTTGGTGGCTCGCGGTCAGTTGCGCCCACACGTTGGCGCGGTCTATTCGCTGGCCGATATCGGCCTGGCCCATGCTCGGTTGGAAAGTCCAGAGAACGGCCTTCAAGGCAAAATTGCGATTGCAGTTGAGCCATCGCTTATTTCCTGAGCGCCTATTTTCAGCCGTCTAAGTCGTATCAGAGGAAATGCCATGATTTATGAAATTGCTCTGCTTCCCGTACACAAAGAACGCATTGAACAATTCAAAAGTGCCTTCGCCGAGGTCGCGCCGTTGCTCACCCGCGCGAAGGGTTACGGCGGCCACTTGCTCGCGCAAGGAATCGAAACCCCCGAGCATTTCAACCTGATAGTGCGCTGGGCTTCACTTGAAGATCACTCGCCGGGCTTCGAGGCGAGTGATGACCATCAGATGTTCATGCTGGGCCTGGAGGACTATTTTTCTGAAGAACCGAAGGTCCACCATATCGAAGGAGCAGTTTTCTAACTGGATCGATGCTCAGTGGACGGCATCGCTCGCCGCACTCCACCGTTCACACCTGATCCAACGCGTCAATCACACCTTTGTCCTCGCCCAGAAAACCACCGCTCTGGTGCTGCCAAAGCCGCGCATAAACGCCATTCTTTGCCAGCAGTTCACTGTGGGTTCCCTGTTCGATAATGCGCCCGTCATCCATCACGATGAGCCGGTCCATGGCGGCAATCGTCGACAGTCGATGGGCGATGGCGATTACGGTTTTGCCTTGCATCATCTCATCGAGGCTTTCCTGGATTGCGACTTCGACTTCCGAGTCCAGCGCGCTGGTGGCTTCGTCGAGCAGCAGGATCGGGGCGTTTTTGAGCATGACCCGGGCAATTGCCACGCGCTGGCGTTGGCCGCCCGACAACTTGATGCCGCGCTCACCGACCAAGGTGTCGTAGCCGCTATGACCTTGGCGGTCGCTGAGTTGGCTGATGAACTCGTCGGCCTGCGCATTGGCGGCGGCGCTGCGGATTTGTTCGTCGGTCGCGTCGGGTCGGCCATAGGCAATGTTGTCGCGGATCGAACGGTGCAGCAGGGATGTATCCTGCGTGACCATGCCGATTGAGGCGCGCAGGCTGTCTTGCGTCACTTTTGCGATGTTTTGGCCGTCGATGCAAATCTCGCCGCTGTCGACATCATAGAAACGCAGCAGCAGGTTGATCAGCGTGGATTTACCCGCACCGGAGCGTCCGACCAGGCCGATTTTTTCGCCAGGACGGATGTTCAGGTTGAGGCCGCTGAGTACTTGGCGCTCACCGTTGTAGTTGAAGCTGACATTGTTGAAAGTCACCGCGCCGCCGGTGGTTTGCAGCGCGCCCGCATCCGGCGCGTCCTGCACTTTGGTGCCGAGGGTCAGCGTCGCCATGCCATCCTGGGCGGTGCCGATGCTTTCGAACAGCGAAGTCATTTGCCACATGATCCAGTTCGACATGCCATTGATCCGCAACGCCATCGCAGTGATCGCCGCCACGGCACCCGCGCCGACCGCGCCGTCATGCCAGAGCCACAACGCATAACCGCCCGCCGACATGATCAACGCCACTACCAGTGCCTGATTGACGATCTCGAACTGGCTGACCAGGCGCATCTGGCGGAAACCGGTTTGCTTGAAATCCTCCATCGCCGCACGCGCGAAATGCGCTTCGCGATTGGAGTGGGAAAACAGTTTCACCGTGGTGATGTTGGTGTAAGCGTCCGAAATTCGCCCGGTCATCATCGACCGTGCGTTGGCCTGCTCCTGGCCGACTTTGCCCAGACGCGGCACGAAATACCACATGGCCAAGCCGAACAACACGAACCAGGCCATGAAGGGCAGGATCAGCTTCAGCGCGAAGCCGCCGGCCAGCGCGATGATCGCGATGAAATACACGCCGATCCCCGGCAGGATCTCGATCATTGTGAACAGCACGTCGCGCACGGCCAGCGCAGTCTGCATGACTTTGGTGGTGACGCGGCCGGAGAATTCATCGGAAAAAAACGAGAGGCTTTGTCGCAGCATCAGGCGATGGAAATCCCAGCGCAGCCGCAACGGCAAGTTGATCGCCAATACCTGGTGCTGCAACATCGTGCGCAACGCCACCAGCCCGACGCTGGTCACCATGACAATGCCCATGCCCCACAACACGCGGCTTTCCTGCGCCGCCGCTTCACCGCCGGCCTGCCAGGTCGAGAGCAGGTCGACGATTTGCCCCAGAAACGAAAACAGCCACGCTTCGTAGATCGATACACCGGCACTCAACAGCGCCAGCGCCAGGATGTAACCGCGAGCGCCGCGCGTGCAGGCCCATAGGAACCGGGCCAGGCCCGCGGGCGGCGGTGGCACTTCGTCAGGCGGGAAGGGGTCGAGTCTTCGTTCAAATACACGAAGCATGCTGGTCTCCAAAACGATCAAGTTGAGGGGATTCTGCCATCGAACGGATGCTTTGAGGGTTTTGCGAACGTTGGGGGCGGCGATGAGGCGAGGTATGCGATATCTCGCCGACCTCAAAATCGGCTCATATTCATGGAGGAAAAAATGCGGATGTGCATCACAGGTGCCTCGTGTGCGGGCGTCACTACGCTGGGGCAAAACCTCGCAACGCTGCTCGGTGTACGGCATGTCAATGTCGATGATTTTTCTGGATGCCGACGCACGACCATCCCGACTTTTCAGGACGCAATCGAGTTTGGCACGAGGCTTGGGTATCCGGCAGAAGGCGCCGGTGTTGCGTGTTGATGGGGTGGAGAGTGCTGAGACGATAGTTGCGGGCGTGGCTCAAGAGGTGCGGATGCGACACGGAGCGATTCTGTAAACACAATGCCTGGTCGAACAAGCGGTGAATGCCGCGCTGACCGAAGCGTTTGACGCGGCGCGGGCATTGCTGATTGATAGCTTACACCGTCTGCGGCGGGCAGGACCGGTGACCAAGCCCATTTGTGCCACCGCGGCATGTCTGAAATTCCATCTGATCGCATTTCCCTGGCTCCCCGAAACCCCTAATTTAGACGCCTAAGCATGTGGCTGAAGGATGAGAGTTATTCTTCAATTAGCGCTCGACCACTGTTGATCAACCCTGCAAAGCGCTTGGCGTCCAGAGGTGGAATGCGCGTTCAGGCTGTGACGACTTAGTACGCAGCCTCGGGTATGCGGTTAATGCACATGAATTGATTCAGGGGAATGATCAAAAAATTATGCCGCACGTGGAATGCCTATTTTTGTTCTGCCGTCTTATATGGACTTTTAACTAAATGTCTATGGGTTTCATATTAAGAGAGCGCAGTAATGATCAGATTTAATGACCTAGCCATTTTTGTACGTGTGGCAACCGTTGACAGTTTCTCCGTCGTGGCCAGGGAAATGGATCTCTTTCCTGCTCAAATCAGCGCCGCTATCAAGCGCTTGGAGTGTGAACTTGATACGCGCCTGTTTGCGAGATCAACACGAAGTCTGCGCCTGACAGCCGAAGGCGAACGTTATCTGCCTTACGCTCGGGAGGTTTTGAATACGCTCAGTGAGGGGCGAGCCGGGTTACAACAGGACGATCGTAAACTCCATGGCGTCTTGCAGATCGCCAGTGCCTCAGATTTCGGGAGAAATGTGTTGCTTCCCTGGCTGATCGATTTTCGACGAGACAACCCGGGTCTGGTGCTTCGGGTGATGTTGTCCGATAGCGTCTCGGACATCTTTCGCGATCCGATAGACGTAGCCGTCAGGTATGGCACGGTACAAAATGCCGACTTTATCTCTTTGCCTTTAGTGCCTGGCAATCGCCGTGTACTGGCTGCATCGCCGGCTTATATAGCGCTGCACGGGCGGCCCAAGTCCGTGGAAGATCTTAAGACTCATGCGTGTCTTCGTTTCCATATGAATGGAAAACTCTACGACAGATGGATATTTCCCAAGTTGCCGGAGAGCGACTTCGTTATTGTAAACGGCCCTGTTCTAAGCGATGACGCAGACGTCATTCGACGATGCGCCATCGCGGGAGAGGGCATTTTGTACAAATCATGGATGGACGTGTGTGAAGATGTCAGTGCCGGTCACTTGGAAGTATTACTACCTGAGGTTCCAGGTGAGCTTTACCCTTTGAGTTTCGTTTGCCCGCACAGGAAACAGTTTACCCCGGCGATTCGTTTGCTTTACGCGTACTTGAAAGATAAGTGTGAATCGCTGTTAGTGACGCACGCCTAGGCGTGCGGCAGACGTTATTGTGCCAACACCTGGCTGCTTCAACCTGGCTGGACAGAAAGCCCGGGATAGTCGGTGTAGCCTTCCTTCCCTTGGCTGAACCACGTCGAACGATCCTCCTGCCTCAATGGCAAGCGACGGCGAAGTACCTCTGGCAGCTGGGGATTGGCGATAAATGGACGTCCGAACGCCACGGCATCGGCAATACCCGCTTCCACAACGGCCTCGGCCCGAGCCGAATCGTAATCTGAGTTAAGGATAAGCGTGCCTTTGAAGGCATTACGAATAATGGCTGCGCTTGGAGGGTATTCCGAGACGCCAAAACTCCCATCAGCCGGCGGCTCGCGAAGCTCGAGATGGGCGACACCGATCTCGGATAACACGTCAGCGGCGTGGGTAAATAAAGGCACAGGATTACTGTCCCTCACGCCCTGGTCATGACTGCTGGGGGTTAACCGAACACCCGTCCGATCTGCTCCAACGACTCCCGCGACCGCTTGCGTCACTTCCTTGAGCAGCCTGACCCTGTTCTCAATTGAGCCTCCATAGGCGTCGGTTCGAAAGTTGCCGCTGTCGCGTAAAAACTGATCGATCAGGTATCCGTTGGCGGCGTGAATCTGGACGCCATCAAACCCCGCCAGCAATGCATTCCTGCCTGCCTGGGCGAAATCGGCAATCAGTTGCGGGATCTCCTCGAGCGGCAGCGCTCGAGCCTGGGAGTAGGGTTGTTTCCCAGCGTAGGTATGGGCCAGTCCAGGTGCTGTCGTCACCGAGGGACCTATGGGCTGTGCGCCATCAAGGAAGCTGGGATGTACCACC carries:
- a CDS encoding LysR family transcriptional regulator — encoded protein: MIRFNDLAIFVRVATVDSFSVVAREMDLFPAQISAAIKRLECELDTRLFARSTRSLRLTAEGERYLPYAREVLNTLSEGRAGLQQDDRKLHGVLQIASASDFGRNVLLPWLIDFRRDNPGLVLRVMLSDSVSDIFRDPIDVAVRYGTVQNADFISLPLVPGNRRVLAASPAYIALHGRPKSVEDLKTHACLRFHMNGKLYDRWIFPKLPESDFVIVNGPVLSDDADVIRRCAIAGEGILYKSWMDVCEDVSAGHLEVLLPEVPGELYPLSFVCPHRKQFTPAIRLLYAYLKDKCESLLVTHA
- a CDS encoding hydrolase, encoding MTFRNGLTSLLRPEDSVLVLIDHQPFQLTNLNSHEPQMVVNNATALAKSAKAFNVPTILISVIAERGGFIFPQILDVFPGQEVIDRTLINTWEDQKVVDAVKATGRKQLVIAGLWTEVCVAMPVIQALGEGWDVTVITDASGAVSVEAHQVAIQRMIAAGANMMTWLALAAEWQRDWAREETAGALTDVLLQHAAGSGIAYLWEQQLLNAPVPTSAG
- a CDS encoding helix-turn-helix transcriptional regulator — its product is MDLLEIFKALSNPVRLQILKGLKDPVNNFPAQDEGDVFTVGVCVSSIQEGIGLSQSTVSGYLATLQRVGLVEVRRIGQWTYYKRNEATISALAELIGKDL
- a CDS encoding alkene reductase, which translates into the protein MATLFESLRLGAMTLPNRIIMAPMTRARGTQNHVPTPIMVDYYAQRATAGLIISEAIGISQQGLGWAYATGIWSAEQIAGWRLITDAVHAGGGRIIAQLWHMGRVVHPSFLDGAQPIGPSVTTAPGLAHTYAGKQPYSQARALPLEEIPQLIADFAQAGRNALLAGFDGVQIHAANGYLIDQFLRDSGNFRTDAYGGSIENRVRLLKEVTQAVAGVVGADRTGVRLTPSSHDQGVRDSNPVPLFTHAADVLSEIGVAHLELREPPADGSFGVSEYPPSAAIIRNAFKGTLILNSDYDSARAEAVVEAGIADAVAFGRPFIANPQLPEVLRRRLPLRQEDRSTWFSQGKEGYTDYPGLSVQPG
- a CDS encoding antibiotic biosynthesis monooxygenase; amino-acid sequence: MIYEIALLPVHKERIEQFKSAFAEVAPLLTRAKGYGGHLLAQGIETPEHFNLIVRWASLEDHSPGFEASDDHQMFMLGLEDYFSEEPKVHHIEGAVF
- a CDS encoding zinc-dependent alcohol dehydrogenase family protein, with protein sequence MKAMLLKSFGGPESFELCDVPKPVPGVGQVLVRVHATSINPLDFQVRRGDYADLVPLPAITGHDVSGVVEEVGPGVTGFAPGDEVWYTPQIFGGPGSYAEYHVAAESIIGHKPPSLSHLEAASLTLVGGTVWEALTVRAALRVGESILIHGGAGGVGHVAIQVAKAIGARVFTTVREANFEFARSMGADVLIDYKKEDYVDAILRETGGQGVDVVFDTIGGDTLSRSPDALAQLGRVVSIVDIAQPQNFVQAWGKNASYHFVFTRQNRGKLDELSTLVARGQLRPHVGAVYSLADIGLAHARLESPENGLQGKIAIAVEPSLIS
- a CDS encoding ABC transporter ATP-binding protein, producing MLRVFERRLDPFPPDEVPPPPAGLARFLWACTRGARGYILALALLSAGVSIYEAWLFSFLGQIVDLLSTWQAGGEAAAQESRVLWGMGIVMVTSVGLVALRTMLQHQVLAINLPLRLRWDFHRLMLRQSLSFFSDEFSGRVTTKVMQTALAVRDVLFTMIEILPGIGVYFIAIIALAGGFALKLILPFMAWFVLFGLAMWYFVPRLGKVGQEQANARSMMTGRISDAYTNITTVKLFSHSNREAHFARAAMEDFKQTGFRQMRLVSQFEIVNQALVVALIMSAGGYALWLWHDGAVGAGAVAAITAMALRINGMSNWIMWQMTSLFESIGTAQDGMATLTLGTKVQDAPDAGALQTTGGAVTFNNVSFNYNGERQVLSGLNLNIRPGEKIGLVGRSGAGKSTLINLLLRFYDVDSGEICIDGQNIAKVTQDSLRASIGMVTQDTSLLHRSIRDNIAYGRPDATDEQIRSAAANAQADEFISQLSDRQGHSGYDTLVGERGIKLSGGQRQRVAIARVMLKNAPILLLDEATSALDSEVEVAIQESLDEMMQGKTVIAIAHRLSTIAAMDRLIVMDDGRIIEQGTHSELLAKNGVYARLWQHQSGGFLGEDKGVIDALDQV